In a single window of the Papaver somniferum cultivar HN1 chromosome 8, ASM357369v1, whole genome shotgun sequence genome:
- the LOC113304509 gene encoding glutathione S-transferase T1-like isoform X1, producing MIYLKGLRFTQSWIGIVRIYVVVQGVFSAPFVLHTVLGSALGIPMNPQASGKAEKELTSSLSKLEYFWLTGKGKFLLGSFQPSIADLSLVCEIMQLEDRIQILSPFKKSVEVDRRYKNYNKSSLRGSA from the exons ATGATCTATCTAAAAGGTCTAAGATTCACTCAGTCTTGGATTGGCATCGTTCGAATTTATGTCGTGGTGCAG GGTGTCTTTTCAGCTCCATTTGTTCTACATACCGTACTAGGATCTGCATTAGGCATTCCTATGAATCCACAAGCATCTGGCAAAGCTGAGAAAGAGTTGACATCTTCCCTATCAAAACTTGAATATTTTTGGCTCACTGGAAAAGGAAAATTCTTATTGGGTAGTTTTCAACCATCTATTGCTGATCTTAGCCTTGTTTGTGAAATCATGCAGCTTGAG GATCGCATACAAATATTAAGCCCATTCAAAAAAAGTGTTGAAGTGGATCGAAGATACAAGAACTACAACAAGTCCTCACTTCGAGGAAGTGCATAA